A region of Vibrio chagasii DNA encodes the following proteins:
- a CDS encoding response regulator transcription factor translates to MKRVLLVEDNREIAGVLFDYFECIGMELDYADNGELGLQLAMENSFDIIILDLMLPRMDGLTVCNKLRDQGNATPILMLTALDSREDMLKGFDHGADDYLTKPFDLDILEARMNALVRRYRGKVASSKLQFDELTIDQKTRKAYRQDKLLALNPTTYTILEMLCQNAPEVVTREDISYKLWEEDEPNNDVLRSHIYQLRNQLDKPFDTQMLITVPKVGFRLESSN, encoded by the coding sequence ATGAAACGAGTTCTATTAGTCGAAGATAACCGTGAAATTGCAGGTGTATTGTTTGATTATTTTGAGTGTATTGGGATGGAACTCGATTATGCAGACAACGGAGAGCTTGGACTGCAACTCGCAATGGAAAACTCATTTGATATCATTATTTTAGATCTCATGTTGCCGAGAATGGACGGCCTAACGGTTTGCAACAAACTGCGAGACCAAGGTAACGCAACACCGATCCTGATGCTGACTGCACTCGATAGCCGTGAAGACATGTTGAAAGGCTTTGACCACGGTGCGGATGACTATCTCACCAAGCCCTTTGACTTAGATATTCTAGAAGCAAGAATGAATGCACTGGTGCGCCGTTACCGTGGAAAAGTGGCTTCTTCTAAGCTTCAATTTGACGAGCTCACCATCGACCAGAAAACCCGCAAAGCTTACCGCCAAGACAAGCTGCTTGCACTCAACCCAACCACCTATACTATTCTTGAAATGCTGTGCCAGAATGCACCTGAAGTGGTTACGCGTGAAGATATCTCGTACAAGCTATGGGAAGAAGACGAGCCGAATAACGATGTATTACGCAGTCACATATACCAACTGCGTAATCAACTCGATAAGCCCTTTGATACCCAGATGCTGATTACCGTTCCTAAGGTTGGATTCCGCCTGGAGTCTTCCAATTGA